From the genome of Apostichopus japonicus isolate 1M-3 chromosome 17, ASM3797524v1, whole genome shotgun sequence:
CCTTTCTGGGTACAAGTTGTGTCGATGAGGTCAGACCACAGAGAGGGGTAGGGGGGTGCTGTCATTTGTACCCGTCAAAAAGGTATGGTCGTCCTGACAAACTTGGCGAACAAGAATCTAACCTAGTTGGACCATTGCCAttcaaaaaaaacaacatgaatTTCTCTACAAACGCAAGAGAAGTCCTGCCAACCGTACCACTGGCAATGGTTCCTGCCAACAGTATCAACAATTTCTAGACACCCACCCCATAGCAGCATTGCTGCTTGAATTAAGAACTCTATAACGGccgctcccccccccaccccaccccccaataGCGTAGAGGGTTACAGGAACTCTAGGGGAGTTATCTCAGTTTGTGAAACGTTTGGGGCCATTCAGATGGCATCTGAAAGGCTTTTCATATTACCTGTGACAACACtggaaaatattgaattgaaacGGAGCATATCAGGAAAGTCAATAAGGAATGGTATATTTATTACAGCGAATATGGGGTTGTCATTTAAAGGTATCATATTTACTATATACTTGAGTTCAAAGAACCTGATATCGTAAGTAGAttgttgattccttgccaaagactAGGAGCCTCTGTGgcgtgtgtatatgtgtgtgtatgtgacacttgctcgtAAACACTCTTAACTTGAGAAGGATAACaggtacatttcatatttgctaTGTAGGTTCCCCTGAGCTAGAACTGGTTTGggattgttgttggtattggtcaaaggtcattcgagGTCAGCACGAGTCAAAAGTCTTAACACAATTttcacacaatatctcaagaagttgAGTATGCAGGATGTTCAAACTTTGTGTGTAGGTTGTCATTGGAGTAGATAATCTGTAGTGTGTTTCATGAatatcaaagttcatttgaggtcaacaaaaTCTGGTCATTCCTTGTCAACTAAAGGCTAAAGGAATCTTTGTGATGATGATGTGTGCATGTGACACTGCTTGtgaacaagatatctcaagaagggtaaCCATGAGGGATCTCATACTTGGCAAGTGGATGCCCCACATtgagtgcaagaatcctattgttttggtggaggtcaatggtcatttgaggtcaccagaggtcaaattgaaaaccttgtaaacatgatatcttgaGAAGGGAAACAGAtgaatctcatacttggtgtgttgATGCGTAAGTAGAAAAACCCTGTTGTAtttgttggaggtcaaaggtcattttagcTCAAAGGGTGAAAACTTAgtaaagatgaatgaaaaaaagaagtgaATGTAAgaacagggagttgttccatattaaacaactccctggtaagaAACTGATTGATGACCATGTTAAAATAGCATCAATGCGTTAAATCTGCTAGTGTTAAATTACTAACCTGTGGTGAGTACAACAACCCTATTAAAAAATGGTGTAGATCAAGTAGTAGTGTAGATAGGTCAAACTGTGAAACTCTTGTAAAAGAGAGCATGTGGCCAGTTGGCCAAGGAGTCTGACTCGttatccaaggattgctggttcgattcctgcctagttcattacgttgtgtccttgggcaagatgctttatctcacttgactctctccacccagggtttaaatgggtacctgtgaggtaacttgtcattgggcgcagtatataactgctgccgactggagggattgtctctgggacaggttatcattgaccaggggtaatataatgtctgtaaagcgctttgagacctattgctggtataaagcactatttaaaaagcaaatattattatgattaaacatgatatctttgAGGTAAAACTTTTAATGGCTCATACTGTGATTTCATGGTTCACAAAAATGTTAGTCAATGCCCATAGATTTTAAACATTCTTTAACCTAGGTGTAAACACAGTATTACTTCACTATGAAAACTTTGACTGTCAATTTGAAACCACAGTACTTAAACAATATTTCCTATGAGCAAGGAATCATTAGTAAGCCTGTTGGCtatctatttgtttgtttttagttttgttttttttttattttgaaacttttctggTTATTaattagtactgtatataccagggttgtccaacctacggcccgcgggccacagtccggcccgccgcagggttgcgtccggcccgccagagatgctctacggtgcgaaattttagtgagcagatttattgataacaatttgaagctataaaatcaatcattcgaaccttctgggtccaaaacactgcatacaggtcagtttgtgtgacactctcagcgggggggggcggctgaactttattcatctgttttatcaggaaggaaaatagaTCAgagcgctccgcgcgcagtgctcacattttgttgccttggacTTCGGgcaaaagaatgaaaaatggagagtagggttcatgcggccccctccttcatcataatcattccaagtggccctcctctgcaaaaggttggacaaccctggtataTACAGGTCAGTTCTCAAAGCAAACTACCAATGGACACTTGGATAAAGTAGTGgaaaaaaaaccacaaaaatATGCTGAATGTGATAAAACGTgtatatttcacaattttctgtATACAATATAGGTTtttttagaaagaaaacaacagaatgaaacaagaaataatatttacatgaaagaaaaaaatggatgtCAAAATTTCTTGTAGATGGTAAATTATCATCATATTAACTGTACAGAAAATAATATTGCATTATTAGTTTGGCATGTAGACATGTTGTAGATCTGTTACTACGGTTACACAGGTTATAGGTATCTATAAACTTACATCTTTATACACACTGATAACATTTTGTCACAAATTAGTTACCATGGAAACTTTATGAAAACGTTTTGTAATGACATACTACAAGAAGCGGTTTTTAAGGGGGTAcagttaccatgacaacacagGTTTTACAACCATTGGAAGGCCGTAGAAGATGCACCAAATTTTTATATCTGGTTTTGAGATGCACGACAGTAATGAGATGTGTAAACTAAGAAAGGAACAACTTGTTAAACAAATTACAACTTGGAAAATGCTGTAAATGGTATGAaggcattgtttttttttcataataagttttaaaaatttggtttttttaattaatgaaacttTTGCTAACGAATCCATTTAAACCAAACCCATTTAAAGATCATTCCTCCCTATCCCCTAACAGCCTCATTCCTTGAAACCAGCCACTTTCACCCGTGCGGAACTGTAGCAGAATGCCAGTTCGCGGGGTGGGATGAGTGTGACCCCGACGGGTATTTTCTGTCCCATGGTGAACATCCTCCTCCAAGTGCCGTCGTCAGCATCGTACAGGACGTAGACGGGTTCGTTTCCCCTCTTCTCGTCCACCCACAAGACACCGATTTTGCTCTGACGGAAGATGAATAACTCGGTGACGGTCGACAGGAACAGGGCACGGGGTAGACAGGCGGTGGCGGGATGTTCAGGACGGTACTCGCTCGGCTTCTTGAAGTGACATATCACCTTCCCGTCGCCGTGTAGCATCGCGGCTTTCTTTGAGGTTTCGCTGGCGATCGCTATCTGGATTTTCCCGTCTACTTTGAGGGACATGAGAGAATTTGCAGCCTTGAAGCTGACCTGTGGCTTGATCTCCTTTTTGATGGTGGAGGATCTGATATCCACGACGTGGAGTACCTCTGATTTATCATTGGCAATGATCACATAGTCCGGGTTCTCGGGGTACCAGTCGATGGCGGTTATACGAGCGTCTTGAGGAAGGAAGGTGAGTCGATAGTTTCTCACGCTGGTCGAAGAAGAAACTGTAGACGAACTGAAGAGACGATCTATGTTCACGGAGAAGACCTCTCTTCCGGCAGCGAAGAAGGTGTTCTGCTCTCGATCCGTCTTTGTGGCCGAGAAGCTGGATAGAACGACCGGAGCCACTACGTCCAGAGGTTGAAACGCTAGGATCCAACGTACATCCTCCGGCGTGTTTTTGTTAGCTCTGCCGAGACAGACACCGCCGTTACTCCTCTGGTCGACCGCCAACAGGAATTCATTGTTATCCAAAGTGGATATACCGACGCAGTTCTGTTTACGAACCAAAGTGCCGACGGAGGCATCCTGGGGCTTCTCCGCAAACTCCACGCCGAGCCCGCTGATGTCGTCGTCGAACTCGAGAAGAAGAGTGTGAGCCTGGACAAGTGTGAGTGCCTGGACGAGTTCCTCGCCTAACGCGACGGTAGCAAAGTCGTCGCTGTCGTCTTCGGCGAGAGCTCTCGCCAGCAGGCAGATCATCTGCAAGGCGCCTTTATTGTCTGTCGTATCGTCCAACAGAGATACGATACCGTGTTTACGTTTCTCTTCGATCTCTTGGACTTGCTCGATGAGTTTCTGGGCTCTGTGGTTGATATTCTTAACGGCCATAGCTGCAGACTGGTCTATTTTCTTTCTGGCGCCTGCCACAATCTGTCCTGCCCCTCTCTGTCCTCTGCGGTACGTCACAATCAAATCTGCAAGCTGTCGTTTGATCTGAGGAACTTCCTGAAACACAGCCGCCAACTCATCGTCCAGCGAGGTACCACCCGGGGGCGTGAACCCGTACGTATAGCTTTGGCTACTGGTAAGTGTCGGTTTGTGACTGGTACTTGGGTCACAACACACGGGACACTTCACATTCCCGGCTGTTGATCGAACGCAACTTGCACAGAGTTTGTGTTCGCAGGAAAGAACGTTGGTCAGTTCACTAGTACTGGTACAAAAGCAACACTCCATGATTCGCTACtgaaacaagaacaaaaacacaaaatcatgTAAATTGTTAATTCTTGGCAGTGAAATAGGTAATTAAGAAATACTCTCAGCTTGGTTGACGACCCTCCAACTGTATCCTTGTCTTGCAATGGAAATGAAACACTTTCCAATCTTAAGaaggataaaaaaatataaaaaatgagaTGGTCTGAACCATCCGGAAAGTACTTTTGGAAACTTTTAGCAAATTTATTCACTCCCTTAAATAAATATTGGAATGGAAGTATGATAGATGGATGGAAGGATGCGAAGTTGGTAATTTTAACCAAAAAATGTACTAAATTACAACCAGATCTCTGTTGGGACCCTACATGTACCTGATGCATGGAAGCTCTCAGTTTATACCTCCATCCCCTACTCCCCGCCCCCCCAACAAGAGCACAAATACTTACCTTTAAATTATCTTTGTGCTCTGCAATGTTAGCCTAACTTACATTCTGGAAGCTGCTCTTGCTACACTCATGACTAGTAGCACTAGGCCTAGGACCAAGTAGAAGTTAGAACCAGTAGCCTATTACTCAGATTTCACAGAAGGCCATCCGTACAACCCTACATAAATATGAGTATACACATGTATCTTGTTAATGTCACAGGTGCTCCCAATGTCATTATAAATTCGCGAACATAAATAAAAAGCAATTTTAAATAGTATAAACATGGAGAACTGCTTCCATGGTTAGGCTTGGCCAACGACaactagcctagcctactaATACTACTAACTAGTAGAAGTACCatattattatatactgtaactgCTTTACCTCTCCTTGATGGTGTGCGGCCGTCACCGGAAACGTTTGAAATCAAATCCAAATTCTCCCTCAAGTACAATCATTCGATCagtaaaatattacattttgtatGACTTTCCTTTCTTTGTCGCTAAATTGATGTTAACATTTTGCCCTTTACTTGCTATTTCGAAATTTGCAAAGTGCTACAAAGAACACTTGTAGTGTTGTAAGTTGTAACGAACACAGCAGCAATGTACGTTTTGGAAATAATGGGGGGATTCCCCAAAATTACTTGCACTGCGTTATTGCAATGGCAAATCACGTGACGAGATCAGGGAGCGCCTTGATGAGGGATGTATCGCTGTTCATATATGGAACTCTCTCATTGGTGTACGTCATCATTGTCTGGTTTACCCAGCACTTTATCTAAATAATGGTGTGTCATATGAAGGAAAACTGATAGAGTTAAATTTAGGATGAGTTTAGTACCGTCTGGGATATTTgtttttgggagggggagggggaggggtgaggcgGGTCGATATTGACGTCAGTGGCCAATCTGGTATTATAAAGACCATAACGTCTAGCAGTCCATAACGTCGCCATAACGTCTGGCagctttttctgtctttttcattttttcatgtttcatttttacTCAATTGAACACCAATATGTCAGTCAAAATCAATACCGGTTTGCATAATCACACTGCTCTAATTTGAGTAAGATCTGTTACAATGGGCTTCGATTTGGAAGGAGGAGCGAGAGGGGTATGTCGCCAAGTTTGGGACCAGGCGTTAACTAATGTACTGAGTGCCTTTACCTATATCccgtgttgttttcttttttaactttggaggagggaggggggggggtattacaGACTCTCCTCTCTTGTGGTCGCTCCAGTTATTTGTGTATCACACAGATaattaaaacaatcaaaacattttcatatttcttttaatcAGCACATTTTTCGACTGGTGAACAAACCctttaacattaaaattttcctttttttttcttcttctaaaacTGTTTATAAATTTTAACACAAAACGTCGAaattccaagaaaaaaaatcgaaataTCAAGGTATGTCTGAATATTTTGaggtaaaacaaaaatgtttggtATAAAATGGGAAGGAATTAAAACCTTGCTTACACAACTCCCTAGAACGTTCGCCACGGAACCAAAGTTCGTTTCCTGGACCCTTCCCACTACAAAAAAAGGTGATCGCGTGGTAGAGCCTATATCGTATCATGAAAAAGTAATCAATACAGCCGTTAATTAAACCTTAATTCTCTGACCCTTAGAatgggagttggggggggggggtttgctTTCCCCCTTACACGACGAACTTAGCTGGCTACACGCCTGAAATTGTATGCAGATCCCCTCTCCATTTCACTCACCTtctctctacccccccccccccccacacctcccctCCATATGACCTCCACAGTATCATACTTAGTATTGAGAACATTTAGCTAAGGTTAGCTGATGTATATGCAACCTCGTGACTTGAGGATGGCCGCAATTCTATAAATAGATTGTTGACGTTACAACgttagtgaccattatttgatttctagcatatttggcagggtggaggggtgggttaagggtgg
Proteins encoded in this window:
- the LOC139984317 gene encoding uncharacterized protein, whose amino-acid sequence is MECCFCTSTSELTNVLSCEHKLCASCVRSTAGNVKCPVCCDPSTSHKPTLTSSQSYTYGFTPPGGTSLDDELAAVFQEVPQIKRQLADLIVTYRRGQRGAGQIVAGARKKIDQSAAMAVKNINHRAQKLIEQVQEIEEKRKHGIVSLLDDTTDNKGALQMICLLARALAEDDSDDFATVALGEELVQALTLVQAHTLLLEFDDDISGLGVEFAEKPQDASVGTLVRKQNCVGISTLDNNEFLLAVDQRSNGGVCLGRANKNTPEDVRWILAFQPLDVVAPVVLSSFSATKTDREQNTFFAAGREVFSVNIDRLFSSSTVSSSTSVRNYRLTFLPQDARITAIDWYPENPDYVIIANDKSEVLHVVDIRSSTIKKEIKPQVSFKAANSLMSLKVDGKIQIAIASETSKKAAMLHGDGKVICHFKKPSEYRPEHPATACLPRALFLSTVTELFIFRQSKIGVLWVDEKRGNEPVYVLYDADDGTWRRMFTMGQKIPVGVTLIPPRELAFCYSSARVKVAGFKE